The genomic region AAGACCATAAAACCACTGCCCAGCATAGTTATCTTTTCCAAAGTCTGCGATTCGTGCAGCAGcgtcaacagcctcaaagtGAGTACCGTTGAAAGTACCAGGGAAGTACTCAGTGATAGAACCTCCTAATGGCGCACCAGGGTTGATGCTGATAGCCATGAGCCACATATCATCTTGCTTGTTACCGTCCCCATCCACGTAAGGCATGGGGATCATGTTTGGACACTCGTACTGCAGACCGAGAAGGCCATGGTGGGAGAAATTGCTGGTAGGCTTCCAGTCCTTGAGGTTGTCAGATTCAAAGATGCCGATCTTGAAGTCTTGAGGGTAGGCAACGACCATGATCCATGAGTCATCGTAGCGAATGACTTTAGGATCGCGGAACTGAGTAGATGTGCTGTTGATGACGGGGTTATTGGCATATGGAGTAAACGTGTAGCCTCCATCTCGCGAATAGGCGATTGCCTGGTCTTGGACAGTCGGCGATGATAGAGTCTGTATATCGTTAGCAGTGATCATCCAACTTCTGTTGACAACTTACGTAGATCGCAACTACACCATTGTCTTGGTCAGGGAAGAATCCGGACGTGTtgttgacatcaacaacagcactTCCAGAAAAGACATAAGTGTCTTTCTCCGGTGGGAAGAGCGCAATGGGCTGATTCACCCAGTGGTACAAGTCCTTTGACGTTGCATGGCCCCAATGCTGGTTGCCCGCGACTACATCGGTGGGATTATACTGATAGTATAAATGCCAGAGACCATCAGCATCGCGGAACATGCCATTGGGGTCATTCATGAAATGTTGGGGAGGAGAAAAGTGAATCTGAGGACGGTATGTGCCATTGTAATCGCCCGTGATGGGTGTTCCAGTTGGTACAGAAGGAGTAGTGGAAGACTGGGCGGCACTGAGCTGGACGAGGCCAGCCACGGTCGAGAACAAGAGACCTCTCATGGTGATCAAAGACGCAAAGTGTATCTTGCTGAACAATTCAAGATTTCGAGGATTATATGACGCTTATATACCCAACATCTGATCAGGCGATACCCTCCCAACGACATCGGCACCGATCCAACGGTTAGCGTTTTTCTTCCCCGCGTCCATCTCCAGGCAAGAAACACGCCGATCTGGAGAAGGGGTGATGTCAGAGCCATAGGTTAATCTGGCGGTTGTGGGGAAGACATGGGAAATGGACCGACTTGGCGAGGTAGCGTCGGACCGATAATCGTCGTCATCGAATGGGAGATGGAGTTCAGGTTCTGAGTGAAGATCTTATCTTGAATTGTATTGCAGTTGGAGTTTGCTACTCCACATTAACGGCCCGACAGTTGAGATGATAGAAGTTAATCGGGGAAGTCGAATCATGGGGAAAGTTTAAGTGAGGTGAGACATTCCGAGATGAAGCGATTTATTGTCGGTAGTTGAGGAATCGTGCAATAGACAGAATATGAGCATGTATCTATTCCAATGGTTCGATCAATTGAGCATTTTTGGAGGATGGACGGTGAAAGAGGCAACAAGATGCAGGGTAACTTAGTTGGTGGGGTTGACTACAGGGTTAGCGATGACAGTAACATTGCATTGCGCCGGATACTCGGAAAGACAAAAATGCTCACATGATGAGAAAGGGCAGTATTCTATTTagtaaaagaaaagagagagcaAAAGTACATGCAAGAAATATCCACAAACACACTCCAGGCACCTCTATCCATCCTTGCATCCCGGTGACATTACTCCTGACGAAAGCATTCTTCATCTACTCATCACAGCAGTATCGCCCTTGTCATCGCTAAACTCCACCTCCAGCGCCGTCAAAAATTGCTTCAACCCCTGCTTCTTCGCTTGACCAAACCATTGGAGCACTTTTGCAGTTGGTAGCTCTTTCAACTCTGGCAATTGCTCGCAAAGGTTCGCAAATTCACCCATGCTCAATGTCTTTGTGCCCGCGTGCTCAATGATTTGTATCCCGCCTGGTGGTTGGGTAGAAGATTGGAGAAGCGCGTCGACGATGCGGCTCGAGATCTGATCAATTGGCGCGAAATGACCCGTGCCATTCAGACCTGTTGGATCGGGGCGCAGGGAAATGGCTTTTGCGAgacgaagaagctcatcTGACGTGATGGTATCCTCATCGGCAGTCTCGGTAGCAGTCAATGCTGGCGCTGGGCGGTGAATAAACACAGGCAATCCAGCTCGCTTCGCAGCATCACGCAACAATCCTTCAGCAGCCCACTTTGACGCGACGTATCCATCGCTGCCATCAACAGGTGGATGTCCATCTCCATACCGTTTGACAGCTCCACTGGACAACACGTGAACTGGGAGACGGCGGGGAAGCGCGAGACGAATGAGTTCCGCGACGCTGCTAACGTTGACGGCGCGAAGGGAACGGTAATCATCCCAAAAAGAACGGTTAGCACCGCAGTGGATGATCGCGTCGACACTGTTGCTGAGAAGCGTCAAGTCATTGTCAGAAAGACCCAGGCTTGGTTGGCTGAGATCTCCACGCCAGAGAGTGGCTTTGTCGCTGGTCTCGGTGGTTGACGCGTCGCGGACAAGACAGTGTATCTCAGACACTTGAGAGGCCTCGGCAAGATGGGACATCAAGTTCCGCCCCAAGAACCCAGTCGCACCAGTGACAAGAACGCGAACAGGACCGTTCATCTTCTGCAAAGCGACTTGCGTCACGCTCAGCCATTCGTCGGGAATCTTGGTCTCCCTCTCCCAATCAATGTCACCACCACTGACCTCGTCGTTCACCAGCGCAGCCATCTCACGAAGCTTACTGGCAGCCATTAGGTTCAAAAGCCTTAGCGACACGTTGAACTCCTTCCTGATCATGCCCTGAAGCTTGATCAGTAGCAGTGAGCTTCCGCCGACGTGGAAGAAGTCAGTGTCTGCCGTGATGGTAGCAGATGCGCTCGCTGGGACCAGAGTCCTCCACATCTTCGCGATCTTCTCCTGTGTCTCCGACTCGAGACTGCCCTCTTCAGCAACGGCATCATTGGCCGTAGCCGGAGTAAAGGCAGGTAGAGGAAGGGCTGCAATCACATTGCGGTCAGGCTTCTGATGCGCTGTCAATGGGAAGCGATCAATTGGTAGCATCAAGGCTGGAAGCATGTAATGAGGCAAAGGGAGCTTCGAAACGATCTTGCGCAAGAAGGACTCTACTTCaggacgacgaagactcTTGTCAGCGACAACGACATGCGCGACAAGgaaaccatcatcatcgtgatCCTCATGACGATCCTCAGGGTATCGTAGAGTCACAACAGCATCTGACAGAACGCCCTGGGCTGAACTCAAAATAGCACTCTCGACGTCACCCAACTCAATGCGATAGCCTCGCAGCTTGACCTGGGTACCACCTTCGATACGACCCAATATATCGACCATACCGTTCGCACGAAGTTTACCACGGTCGCCGGTGCGATACATGATCTTCCACTCCTTCGACGACGTCCATGGATCTGGAATGAACTTCTCCTTGGTAAGATCTGGACGTCCAAGATAGCCATCTGCGACACCAGCACCGCCCACCACAATTTCGCCAGGATAACCGCGTGGAACGAGCTTCATGTTCTCGTCGACGATGTAGGTAGAGTAGTTGGCGCAAGGGAAGCCAACGTCAGTGACGTATCGCATCTGCGCCTTCTCACCCTCAGCGTAGTCAGCAAAGTTGAGTTCAATCCTGTTGGTGACAGTTGTCTCGGTCGGACCACAGTGATTGAAGACTCTGAGATGAGGAagttcaagaccagcaaaCGCGCGAACAAGCGCGGTTGACAAAGGCCCACCTGACGAGGAAGCGTTCTCCCAAGCTGTGCAATCGAGAAGACGGTCTCGGGCAAAGCGATGCCAGATGCTATACTCGGACGGCGTGCACATCGTGTAAGTAATGTTGTGTCGAGCAATCATGTCGACTGTACCAAGAGGGTCGCCGCGCTTCGAGTTGGGAACGACAAAGACACAACCGCCGTTGCAGAGCGCAAGCATCGTCTGGTCAATTGAGAGATCAAAACTGAAAGCGCTCTGTTGGAGGACTCGTGCAGCGTAGCTGGGTTTATCCTGCTCTTGGACGATGGCATGTGGCTCGACGAGAGCCTTGAGACTTCGATTTGTATGGACGACGGCCTTGGGAATGCCAGTTGAACCGCTGGTACAGAGGATCATGGCCTTCTGACCTGGCTGAGCGCGAATCAGGACTTCAGCTGCAGAAGATCCAGCGATGGGAACGTGGATCATCTGGGCGGATTGGGTTCCCAATTGATCAAATTTATCGGCCGTAGAGTCGTCAACAAGAACTGCCTGGGGTTGAGCGACCTGTATGTTTGCCGCCAATCGAGGCATCCCGATGGGCGGATACAAGGGCACGTAGGTCATGCCGAGCTTGAGAATTGCAAGCATCGAGCAGATCCAGTCGACACCAGTTTCTTGGAATACACCGATGAAGTCACTCTCCCTCAAACCAGCTGTGGCCAAAGAAGCGGCGATCTCATCGATGCGACGGCCCATTTGCTCGTAGGTCAATTGGCTCGTCTCATCGCCGAGTGCCGCCGCGGTTGGGTTCTCGTGGATCATGGTGTCAATGCGATGGGAGAGCGTGTCGGCGTCGGGCCAACCATCAATCGTCGGACCCAGAGAAATAGACAAGTCATCCTCGTTCCAGGGCGGCAGCGACTTGAGTGTCATCTTTGCGCCGACTTCGTCTGCCGTAACCTTTCCCAAAAGATTGGCATAGGCCCGAATGAGCATCTCAGCATGCTCCCCATCATACAACGTCGATTGAACCTCGACACCAACACGAACACTCCCACCATTCTGTTCGTCAGAGTCATCAAGGATGTAAAATGCAAGATCACTACCTTGGCGCTCTGCTCGCCCTGTGCCCATCTCAGCCCTGCAATCGCCGAGTCTGAACCACTCTTTGTGTGAAACGCGGTAGTCAATCAGGACTTGTGCTACGGGTACTGCATCTCCATGACGCGTGATGCATAGCTCTTTGAGGAGAACATCGAGCGGAAGAACGGAATGTTCGAGGGCCTTGTAGGTCTTTGTGCGAGCGGCTTTGACGGCATCTGAGAAGGAGAGTTTGTTGTAGTCGGTGCGATCGAAGCGGAGGAAGAGAGTGTTGACGAAAAGACCAATTGTATCCATAAAGTCTTTGTCGAATCTGTTGGTGTCGTCCATCGCGATGAACAAGCGATCAACAGAGTCGGGCATCAGACCAAAGAGCAGAGTCTGAAGAGCTGCGACGTAGACGTGGAATGAGGTTGAGTGATTGGCCTTGGCAAGCTTCCTGACGCGCGCAGCTTCCGAAGGCTCAAGAGTAATCTCTGCGTTGTAGCAACTGTAGTTCTCGAGTAACTTCCTGTGGCTGACCTTTGCAAAAGGTAGTAGAGGAAGTGGCTCGGGTTCGGGCATGATGAGCTTGCGATAATACTCGATCGCCTTCCTCCACTCGAATGGCTTCGATAAGTTCTGCCGACGCTGCTTGGCAATGTAAGCTCGATACTGCTTCGCATCAGGCAGTGTGGGAATCAATCCATTGGCGTTGTAGGCTTTTGCCAGGTCGCGCCAGAAGATCTCGAGACTATACCCATCAAAGGCGATATGATGGAATGCTAACACTAGCCAGTGCTCAGTATCAGATTGGGAGAGAAGTGAGAGTTTGATGGTTTCCCAATCGCCGAGGTTCCAAGGGTGAGAGTGAAGCCATTCCATCTCctgctcaacatcctccttgCTATTGATGTCTCGCGATGTAAGATGCACAGTCGGCTTGGAGAGAACGCCTTGCATGGGTGTCTCGAGGGATTTGCCCCCAAACTGCAATATTGGTCAGCTTCGTTCTCAAAACAGACTACCTCAACTGCTCCGGCGAAAGGATCGAAGTAGTCACTTACAAAGAATCTCGTCCGTAAAATCTCATGCCTCTTCGCAACACCCTCCAACGCCCTCTCCAACTTCCCAACGTCAACCCTGCCCTTCAAATGCGCCGAAATCGTAACATCAAACGTAGTTTTATCCTCCAACGCCGTAGTAAGGAACCAAAAGCGACTCTGAACAAGAGACATCTCATCGACAATCTCACTCGAACTCTTCACAATCTCCTCCCGCCTCTTCGCAGCCGccgcttcttcatctgcacGGCGCTTTTTCGCTACCTCGTCTTCGAGCTCTCGCTTATGCCTGTCGTTCGATCCATTGTTATTCTTCATGTTGTTTAGAGATGGGGGGATGCTTGCCGTGTCAGCTCCCGCTGTGCTCTTTGCGGTCGTGGAAACGTCTGTCGCGGAGCTTTGCGAGACAGCGTCGGAGTCGCCAGTCACAACGTCTGAGCTagagcttgaggttggagactcagtgagcttcttgtcgCTGTCTGGCTGCGCTTCATTGCttgcctcgtcatcatcgcgGTCCAGGTCAAGAAGAGCCTTGGGAATTCGCTCCAGGGCATCGCTTGCGAGATCAAGAATGGAGTTACCACCCAGGATTTTGAGAACAGGCATGTCGGTATCGAGTTCCTTCAAGAACCACGATCGCACGTCCACAGCCACCAGCGAGTCAACACCTTGGTCCACCAAAGCCAGCGACTCGGGGACGTCAGTCTCTGCAGGAATGcgcagcatcttcttcagcttcaaagtGAAAGCATCAGTGATGATCCTCAAGGCCTGGTCCTTGCTAGTGACGCGCTTCAATTGGCGACTGAGCGACACCGCAGCTGCGTTACCTGACGCATCGACATCTGCATCGCCGTCGACTCGTTCAATCAGCATGTTGCTGAATTTGGAGTCATGAATGAAGAATGACTTGTGCTCATCATCGGAGAATTGAGGCATGATTCCCTGCGAGATTTCGCCACCctcaatatcctcatcaGGATCGAAGCGCTGTCCAGCGAGAATGGCTTCTGCGATGAGctgatgaagaccttgagcCGAGGTATTGGCGATACCAAtgtccttgaagaagctcgcGTCGTAGATCTTCTGTCGCTCAATGTAGCCGAGACCAATGAGAGCGCTGATGTTAATGATAGACGCTGCGAGACCGCGCTTGCGACGATTGTTGACGAGGGAGGCCATGAACATGTTGGCAGCGGCGTAATTGGCTTGACCTCGAGATCCGACGATACTAGCTGCCGAGCTGAACATGAGGAAGAAATCCAGCTTGGTGTCGGCAAATAGCTCATCGAGATAAACGCTGCCATTGACCTTAGGCGCAAGGACCTTGTTCAGATTGGCAGCGTCCATGTCCTTGAAGAGAACATCCTGTAGAAGCATGGCACCATTGGCAACACCAGCGATCGGTGGCAGCGTGCGGGTTATGGCCTGGTAGCACAGATGAAGGGATTCCTTGCTAGTGATGTCAAGTTTGCGCGGGACGACGGTGACACCGGCTTGCTCCATGTTGTCAATGAATCGCTGGTCGACCTTAGGATAGCGACTGGTCAACACGACATATCGCGCTCCATGAGCGGCCATCCATTCACAGCACGATTGACCCATCTCGCCTGAGAGACCGACGAGAAGGTATGTCTTGTCTGATCGGAAAATGTTGGTGTGATGGTCCAGAGGATGAACGCGCACTGGCACTGATGTAGTGGCCCAATCAACGAGGTGTAACGACTGGCCAGTTGGTGCAGTGAAGGCCTCGATGTGGTTGAGCGGGATAGTCTCACGATCACGAGCTTCAATAACCATGCTGCTTGCCTTGTTCCAAGCAGCCTGGAGCGCAGCCTTTGCATCTGCTAGATCGCCTGGGCGAACCTCAACGCGGTTTCGGATCAACGACTTCTCCGTCCGAGCGTACCAAGGAAGGCACTCAACCATAGCAGACGCGACAATCGCAGAAGGGCTGTTGGGGGCTGAGAAGTCGACCAGAAGCGAAGAGGTAGTCAAAGCAGGGAGGACCTTCCTAATAGCACGAGATGACATCTCCTGCACCAGCCAAGTGGTCTTGCCGGGGAgatcttgaggctgctgaccTTCAACCAGGCAACCAGTGAAGCTGACGCGCCAGGATGGGGCGGGATGCGACTCGAACAAGCTCATGATTGCAGCGCGCACCAAAGGATCCGCATCGTGAATGACGATATGACTGCCCTTCTGCTGAGGGACCAAGGCTGCAATCTGAGCAGCGACGAGGTGCGCCGCTGTCGACAACAGAGCCATTGAAAATAGTTCCTCTGAAGCACCAGCTGGAAGAGCGACCGTAAGGTCTTTGAGTGTCGTCGCTGGCGTCTCAGCAGAAGGTGTCAAAGCGAGAACCCGTTTACCATCGGCGTCGCCAACGCAAAGACGGAAGTAACCCAACGTGCTGATCCTCAAAGCCTGCAGGAGTGACTTTCGGATGCGAAGCTCGTAGCTAGGAACAGCAGCATCGGTCTCGGGTTGAACACGCAGAGGCGAGATCTGTCCGATGACTGGAGCTGCCAGTGGCGCATTGGCGCTGGCATTGAGACTGAATGAAGTCTTGTGTGACTGAGGATCAACTTCCTCATGGATGATGCGGCGGATTGAGTTGAAGCGATGGTTCAattccttgttgatgttcaaTCGCGGCATGTaagtcttcttctcaacgacTCGTACCTCAGACTCTTGAGTCCATTGAAGTTTGTCGTTCAGATCAGCACCATTGGCAATCTCTTCGCGCTTCCACTTGTCGAGAAGTTCAATACGTCTCAGAGCCCGGGCAACGAAAGAAGGCACCCATGATCCATCACCAACGGTCGCATTGTCCAGATCGACTGTCTGGAGGGTGATGCTAGGGTACTCTTGGCGAATCGATCGCGCGAGACCGACCACCATGTTATTGTAGGGCTGTTCTGACGCTGCGCCCTTGGTGACCCAGAGGATGTTGCGACCTCGAGCCCAAAGGGTCTTGAGACCATCGAGCTTGGGGTCTGTGACGGTGCGGAGAACAGGCTCATCGAGTTCGGTCAGGCAGAGAACCGAAGAGCCTTCGGGGAATTGATCTTCAGTGATATCGTTGAGAGCTTCAACTGATCTGAAGTGGTTTGTGGTCTGGTAAAAGGGCGCGACGAGagacttggtcttctcaacaagGTCCATCGTTCCAAGGGACTTGCCGCCGACAACCACCAAGCTCTGCTGTTTCTCGGGAACAACAGTGAGTGGTTCTCTCAAGAGATCAACCTTCTCATCTCTCGCCATTGAGACCCAGAGACACATCGGCTGCGTCTGATTGTGGCCGACAGTATGCGTATCAACACCAGTAAAGCCAGTCCTCTTCAGAGCATCGTCCCACTGCTCAAGCGTCAGCATGGGACCCCAAGGGCGACCATACTCAGCGCCAGACCACCAGGCAGCAAAGCCACCCATACCAATACCCAATCGCACGGCATCattgttgatgttctcgaagCCAATGAGACGGCCGCCGGGCTTCAGAAGACGACGGATGTTGCGGAGAGCTCCCTCGACATCTCCGGTTGCGTGCAGGGCCATGCCAGCCATCACGACGTGATAAGATGACTCAGTAAAGCCCTGCTCTTCGATACTGTTGTTCATATCGAGAGCCTTGAAGTTAATGCGACCGGAATagtccttgaacttctcctcTGCTTTGTCAAAGAAGGCAGTCGAGATGTCTGTGAAGGTGTAGACCGAGAAGGCACCGTCAATGGCGGGCAGAGCGTGCGATGTCGCACCACCAGTACCTGCACCGACTTCAAGGACGCGCATCTGGGGGTAGATGTGGGCAAGTTGGCGCATCATATTATACATCTTCTGGTCACTTGCTTCGTAGCGAAGAGTCTCCTCGTAGTACCGATTGAGCATGTTATCCTTGGTAAGATACTCGTGCACATTGCCTTCGTTCGCGGGGACGACTTCAAgaagagccttggcagcgGCGTGGGTGAGTCTGAAGTCGTTGGAGTTGGCATACTCCTCCAGAAGACGATCAACCTCAGCTTGGGTGTCGTTCATCATCTCTGGAGTCAGGAAGTGATGTTCTCCGCGACTGACGAGACCAATAACGTGGTCGCACCAAGTGAGAAGGCGCTTGAAGtgctcttgagcttcatcgCGAGCCCTTGAACCAGCCGGGATAAGCTCAGCGAGACGTCGCACGCAGAATAACGACAGTCTGTCAAGGTTGTCGGCTGAGCGAATCTCTGCATCAGCCACCTCTTGAGGGCGATTGACGCGCGATGCCAGCACACCATCGGGCTCAGAAGGACCATAGACCCAGgtcgagaagagaggagagtcGTTGGCGGAAGTAGCGGGCGTGAATGGCCTCATTCTGGCACCCTCGACCGCGATGTAAGCTTGTTGGCCATCAGGTGAAAGCATCTTCATATCGCCAACGGCCTCACCCAGAGAGTCTGCATCCTCACCAAGCGTGGTACTGGCTTCCCAAGCCATGGTCGCGCCTCGAGCAGCTGACGCGAAGTAAGGATTGACGTGGATCGCATCAATGCCCACCAGCATCTGTAGGCACCACAAACGGCCATCGCCAGGCGCAGCCATTGCAGCGAGAACAGTCTGGACACCAGAGTCCATAAGGCCAGGATGAGCTAGAGTGACTTGGTCTTCCCATTCAGGCCCAGATTGGTCAACAATCTTTCCGATCGCAAAGTCGGACTTGCGCTCAATCTCGACAATGCCCTTGAAGGGAGGGGAATACTGGTAGCCGTGCTTGGCTAGCTCAGTGTAGAAGCGGTCAATCTCAATTGGCGCGAGGTTATATTGACGAGACGGGTCCTGCGCGGTCTGGCCAGGAATGGCATCTGCTGAAGGAGCACCAAGACGCGCGACAACGCGACCGTGAGCGTGAGTAGATGTAACAGCTGGGGCCAGTCCGTGAGTGTGATAGGAGCAGCAAACGAAGTCAACGATAAGCTCATCGTGACTACTCTCAACAGTCTTCATAGTAACAAGTGTCTCAACACTTGAACTGTCATCATTGAAGACAATCGCCTGATCCATGGTAAGATCATAAAGACTCAACAATCTCACGGTCGGAGAGTCCTTGAGATCTCGCACCAGTATCATCGCCGCTTCAAGAGCCATAGCTGCATATCCACAGCCGGGGAAGATGACTTGCccttgaagacgatggcCACGGAGCCAGGGAATCTCGCGGGCGCGAAGAATGTTGCGCCATTGAGTCATGCCTGGAACACTGTTCTCGACCATACGGCGACCGAGAATAGGGTGAACGGGTTCATCCATTTGACGAAGCGCGGCGCAGAAACGGGATTCTGACCAGAAGACCTGAGAGTCCGCCGAGAAAGGATATGGTGGGAGGTCTCTGACCACAGTGGGTGTTGATGCGCGACCAGAGAGTGTAGCGTCAATTGAAGCAAAGTTGACATGGCCACGACCCAGATTGCGCCAGACAGCGCCAAAGCAATCGGCGACGCTTTCAACGTCGTCCTTTCCGC from Fusarium fujikuroi IMI 58289 draft genome, chromosome FFUJ_chr04 harbors:
- a CDS encoding related to polyketide synthase, yielding MTKFSKTNEPIAVVGTACRFPGGCNTPSKLWDLVCSSRDVLQKVPPARFNVDSFYHSDPTHHGTTNVTQSYFLDEDVTKFDNSFFGIQPMEAEAMDPQQRLLLETVYDSVVDAGLAMEDLKGSDTSVFVGQMCDDWAQMLAKDWDDIPTYMGTGVSRAVMSNRVSYFGKSLLYSKISSANVVTFDWHGPSMSIDTACSSSLVAVHEAVRTLRSGESNVAVAAGANLILLPGMYICESKLRMISPTGRSRMWDANADGYARGEGFASVILKTLSQALADGDPIECIIRETGVNQDGKTPGLTVPSNIAQTALIRDVYQRAGLDITKPSDRPQLFHAHGTGTKAGDPKEAEAISRAFFSERQPYDEKLNVISIKTQIGHTEGTAGLASLLGTMMAMKNATVPPNMHFETLNPDIEPFYSNLEVPTSAKAWPDVHGSVKRASINSFGFGGTNAHAILESYEPALHNQAAATTEAAPPRLYTPLLFSANSEKALKEALSSYLSFLEERYETNMSDLAWTLHNRRSTLPYRSSVVVPAGSENPQEAARSAILDEIERLTDSSHKLHRSSSVAAPKILGVFSGQGAQWPRMGAVLLESSAWARGKIAELDSYLAELPASDVPDFTLESELLAFKETSRVAEAAISQPLCTAVQVLLVDLIRDLAGIQLSAVVGHSSGEIAAAYAAGFMTRRAAIVTAYYRGRYAKLAASPSSSEIKGAMAAIGTDEADALEFCALEDNAGRITVAAVNAPSSVTLSGDEDAIEEAIAVFQDEGKFARRLKVDTAYHSSHMQAAAGPYLEALQRSGVRFDTEVISEQRPLWFSSTKVDAAPMKRESLSPQYWIDNMVKPVMFAPALECALAHSGPFDLALELGPHPALKGPALESLGSGTPYQGVLTRGKDDVESVADCFGAVWRNLGRGHVNFASIDATLSGRASTPTVVRDLPPYPFSADSQVFWSESRFCAALRQMDEPVHPILGRRMVENSVPGMTQWRNILRAREIPWLRGHRLQGQVIFPGCGYAAMALEAAMILVRDLKDSPTVRLLSLYDLTMDQAIVFNDDSSSVETLVTMKTVESSHDELIVDFVCCSYHTHGLAPAVTSTHAHGRVVARLGAPSADAIPGQTAQDPSRQYNLAPIEIDRFYTELAKHGYQYSPPFKGIVEIERKSDFAIGKIVDQSGPEWEDQVTLAHPGLMDSGVQTVLAAMAAPGDGRLWCLQMLVGIDAIHVNPYFASAARGATMAWEASTTLGEDADSLGEAVGDMKMLSPDGQQAYIAVEGARMRPFTPATSANDSPLFSTWVYGPSEPDGVLASRVNRPQEVADAEIRSADNLDRLSLFCVRRLAELIPAGSRARDEAQEHFKRLLTWCDHVIGLVSRGEHHFLTPEMMNDTQAEVDRLLEEYANSNDFRLTHAAAKALLEVVPANEGNVHEYLTKDNMLNRYYEETLRYEASDQKMYNMMRQLAHIYPQMRVLEVGAGTGGATSHALPAIDGAFSVYTFTDISTAFFDKAEEKFKDYSGRINFKALDMNNSIEEQGFTESSYHVVMAGMALHATGDVEGALRNIRRLLKPGGRLIGFENINNDAVRLGIGMGGFAAWWSGAEYGRPWGPMLTLEQWDDALKRTGFTGVDTHTVGHNQTQPMCLWVSMARDEKVDLLREPLTVVPEKQQSLVVVGGKSLGTMDLVEKTKSLVAPFYQTTNHFRSVEALNDITEDQFPEGSSVLCLTELDEPVLRTVTDPKLDGLKTLWARGRNILWVTKGAASEQPYNNMVVGLARSIRQEYPSITLQTVDLDNATVGDGSWVPSFVARALRRIELLDKWKREEIANGADLNDKLQWTQESEVRVVEKKTYMPRLNINKELNHRFNSIRRIIHEEVDPQSHKTSFSLNASANAPLAAPVIGQISPLRVQPETDAAVPSYELRIRKSLLQALRISTLGYFRLCVGDADGKRVLALTPSAETPATTLKDLTVALPAGASEELFSMALLSTAAHLVAAQIAALVPQQKGSHIVIHDADPLVRAAIMSLFESHPAPSWRVSFTGCLVEGQQPQDLPGKTTWLVQEMSSRAIRKVLPALTTSSLLVDFSAPNSPSAIVASAMVECLPWYARTEKSLIRNRVEVRPGDLADAKAALQAAWNKASSMVIEARDRETIPLNHIEAFTAPTGQSLHLVDWATTSVPVRVHPLDHHTNIFRSDKTYLLVGLSGEMGQSCCEWMAAHGARYVVLTSRYPKVDQRFIDNMEQAGVTVVPRKLDITSKESLHLCYQAITRTLPPIAGVANGAMLLQDVLFKDMDAANLNKVLAPKVNGSVYLDELFADTKLDFFLMFSSAASIVGSRGQANYAAANMFMASLVNNRRKRGLAASIINISALIGLGYIERQKIYDASFFKDIGIANTSAQGLHQLIAEAILAGQRFDPDEDIEGGEISQGIMPQFSDDEHKSFFIHDSKFSNMLIERVDGDADVDASGNAAAVSLSRQLKRVTSKDQALRIITDAFTLKLKKMLRIPAETDVPESLALVDQGVDSLVAVDVRSWFLKELDTDMPVLKILGGNSILDLASDALERIPKALLDLDRDDDEASNEAQPDSDKKLTESPTSSSSSDVVTGDSDAVSQSSATDVSTTAKSTAGADTASIPPSLNNMKNNNGSNDRHKRELEDEVAKKRRADEEAAAAKRREEIVKSSSEIVDEMSLVQSRFWFLTTALEDKTTFDVTISAHLKGRVDVGKLERALEGVAKRHEILRTRFFFGGKSLETPMQGVLSKPTVHLTSRDINSKEDVEQEMEWLHSHPWNLGDWETIKLSLLSQSDTEHWLVLAFHHIAFDGYSLEIFWRDLAKAYNANGLIPTLPDAKQYRAYIAKQRRQNLSKPFEWRKAIEYYRKLIMPEPEPLPLLPFAKVSHRKLLENYSCYNAEITLEPSEAARVRKLAKANHSTSFHVYVAALQTLLFGLMPDSVDRLFIAMDDTNRFDKDFMDTIGLFVNTLFLRFDRTDYNKLSFSDAVKAARTKTYKALEHSVLPLDVLLKELCITRHGDAVPVAQVLIDYRVSHKEWFRLGDCRAEMGTGRAERQGSDLAFYILDDSDEQNGGSVRVGVEVQSTLYDGEHAEMLIRAYANLLGKVTADEVGAKMTLKSLPPWNEDDLSISLGPTIDGWPDADTLSHRIDTMIHENPTAAALGDETSQLTYEQMGRRIDEIAASLATAGLRESDFIGVFQETGVDWICSMLAILKLGMTYVPLYPPIGMPRLAANIQVAQPQAVLVDDSTADKFDQLGTQSAQMIHVPIAGSSAAEVLIRAQPGQKAMILCTSGSTGIPKAVVHTNRSLKALVEPHAIVQEQDKPSYAARVLQQSAFSFDLSIDQTMLALCNGGCVFVVPNSKRGDPLGTVDMIARHNITYTMCTPSEYSIWHRFARDRLLDCTAWENASSSGGPLSTALVRAFAGLELPHLRVFNHCGPTETTVTNRIELNFADYAEGEKAQMRYVTDVGFPCANYSTYIVDENMKLVPRGYPGEIVVGGAGVADGYLGRPDLTKEKFIPDPWTSSKEWKIMYRTGDRGKLRANGMVDILGRIEGGTQVKLRGYRIELGDVESAILSSAQGVLSDAVVTLRYPEDRHEDHDDDGFLVAHVVVADKSLRRPEVESFLRKIVSKLPLPHYMLPALMLPIDRFPLTAHQKPDRNVIAALPLPAFTPATANDAVAEEGSLESETQEKIAKMWRTLVPASASATITADTDFFHVGGSSLLLIKLQGMIRKEFNVSLRLLNLMAASKLREMAALVNDEVSGGDIDWERETKIPDEWLSVTQVALQKMNGPVRVLVTGATGFLGRNLMSHLAEASQVSEIHCLVRDASTTETSDKATLWRGDLSQPSLGLSDNDLTLLSNSVDAIIHCGANRSFWDDYRSLRAVNVSSVAELIRLALPRRLPVHVLSSGAVKRYGDGHPPVDGSDGYVASKWAAEGLLRDAAKRAGLPVFIHRPAPALTATETADEDTITSDELLRLAKAISLRPDPTGLNGTGHFAPIDQISSRIVDALLQSSTQPPGGIQIIEHAGTKTLSMGEFANLCEQLPELKELPTAKVLQWFGQAKKQGLKQFLTALEVEFSDDKGDTAVMSR